A single window of Leishmania panamensis strain MHOM/PA/94/PSC-1 chromosome 35 sequence DNA harbors:
- a CDS encoding hypothetical protein (TriTrypDB/GeneDB-style sysID: LpmP.35.5180), which produces MSWAALVKSIKPEEAAKFTAKPQNTVYAVDSSQDDAERRLQNPQHETAELKLPSFSKGLLILDANAIIKGMDNFVSTADALVTTPQVIKEIKDRASRELLERLPHKVTVLDPTLEAIAAVVACAERTGDFGAMSRTDIRLCALALDCCKVGGFLGEPIEPRPPQLNPGNHEKVQFMTEEVDEEELDDEAERSEPAPAQGASLGAIPGWGSWNDEAKETDGEGSAGVAEKDDSEGEWITPENIREIHDGTRGTGRTFEAGMACVTSDYAMQNTLMHLGVPIVGTNGLHIHELRLWMMRCTACFTLVVDTTRQFCPECGSGDTLRRVNYVVNDQGEEKLYINFRKRINTRGTIYNLPKPRGGIRGTNRNLVLREDQLAHVIRGTTSSKVKAHQVMQNGDDALATFGETPKAKKKNLADPRAYSSYHKYNVNEKKKVRAAHRK; this is translated from the coding sequence ATGTCGTGGGCAGCATTGGTGAAGAGTATAAAGCCGGAGGAGGCTGCCAAGTTTACGGCAAAGCCACAAAATACGGTGTACGCTGTCGACTCATCGCAGGACGATGCTGAGCGGCGACTGCAGAACCCGCAGCATGAGACGGCGGAGCTGAAGCTTCCGTCGTTTTCCAAAGGTCTTCTCATTTTAGACGCTAACGCTATCATTAAGGGCATGGACAACTTTGTCTCCACCGCTGACGCGCTGGTGACGACACCGCAGGTAATTAAGGAGATCAAGGATCGTGCGTCGCGCGAGCTGCTGGAACGACTACCCCACAAGGTGACGGTCCTGGACCCTACCCTGGAGGCAATCGCCGCCGTGGTTGCTTGTGCGGAGCGCACTGGAGACTTTGGTGCCATGTCCCGCACTGACATTCGCCTCTGCGCGCTAGCCCTTGACTGTTGCAAGGTTGGCGGATTTCTTGGCGAACCGATCGAGCCGCGTCCGCCGCAGCTGAATCCTGGAAACCACGAGAAGGTTCAGTTTAtgacagaggaggtggatgaAGAAGAACTGGATGACGAGGCGGAGAGATCCGAGCCAGCACCTGCACAGGGCGCCTCTTTGGGTGCGATCCCGGGATGGGGTAGCTGGAACGACGAGGCGAAGGAGACCGATGGTGAGGGCAGTGCAGGTGTTGCGGAGAAGGACGATAGTGAGGGGGAGTGGATCACACCGGAGAACATCCGAGAGATCCATGACGGAACGCGCGGCACCGGGCGTACCTTTGAGGCCGGCATGGCCTGTGTCACGTCTGACTACGCCATGCAGAACACGCTCATGCATCTCGGCGTTCCAATCGTGGGCACCAATGGCCTACACATTCACGAGCTACGTCTTTGGATGATGCGCTGCACAGCCTGCTTCACCCTCGTCGTTGACACTACCCGTCAATTCTGCCCTGAGTGCGGCTCCGGTGACACCTTGCGTCGAGTTAACTACGTCGTGAATGACCAGGGTGAGGAGAAGCTCTACATCAACTTCCGAAAGCGCATCAACACGCGGGGCACCATCTACAATCTGCCAAAGCCGCGCGGCGGCATTCGTGGCACGAACCGCAACCTCGTGCTCCGTGAGGATCAACTGGCTCACGTCATTCGTGGCACAACGAGTAGCAAGGTGAAGGCCCATCAGGTCATGCAGAATGGCGACGACGCCCTCGCCACCTTCGGTGAAACAccgaaggcgaagaagaagaactTGGCTGACCCACGTGCGTACTCGTCTTATCACAAGTACAATGTCAATGAGAAAAAGAaggtgcgcgctgctcacCGCAAGTAA
- a CDS encoding hypothetical protein (TriTrypDB/GeneDB-style sysID: LpmP.35.5190), giving the protein MSFHLEKLNRGLTRLASVRQYPVAKKQYVAKQTKGRVFRVGVLHKKELTEATLLRNRRGFINAQLNTVAHAPSLYHWLFHRCGIPFAETHALAKSGRLKVDDVVVSSASDLESQLSWETFQQLDIQICSSLPTLQSSSSTSTGIPEAPGATQGPWVPALKRALHRTYAFIYLHAGVSVSSEESEPRSFVHSMAPIMGTDPSALLGLNVLRPIGFLNGMKGIGVATNDVSMVRYWNNESLGNFGVYDVRFPRGTPLEVVREAAKDVESTLQAKVQSQLSTDVGVSCSCVCCPPPLPSRDTVANRLFSAMPLLTEERLLVTTPLLPYRVARRLQRNGAVVSLVRNGPFVLHPSLVQQRLQPCSATDLALLFTFERRLKTNRMVLSLREFDVDKT; this is encoded by the coding sequence ATGAGTTTTCATCTTGAGAAACTTAACAGGGGACTCACGCGGCTGGCCAGTGTGCGTCAGTACCCGGTCGCCAAGAAGCAATACGTGGCGAAGCAGACAAAAGGTCGCGTTTTCCGCGTCGGGGTGCTGCACAAAAAGGAGCTGACAGAGGCAACCCTGTTGCGTAATCGGCGCGGGTTCATTAATGCACAGCTCAATACCGTTGCCCATGCCCCCTCTCTGTACCACTGGCTCTTTCATCGGTGCGGTATCCCCTTCGCCGAGACGCACGCACTAGCGAAGAGCGGCCGTTTGAAGGTGGATGACGTGGTCGTATCAAGCGCCAGTGACCTCGAGAGCCAACTGAGCTGGGAGACGTTTCAGCAGCTAGATATCCAgatctgctcctctctcccaaCACTGCAGTCGAGCTCGTCGACCAGCACAGGCATACCGGAAGCCCCGGGTGCCACTCAGGGACCCTGGGTACCTGCGCTCAAGCGTGCGCTGCATCGTACCTACGCCTTTATCTATCTGCATGCTGGCGTGTCCGTCTCCTCGGAGGAGAGTGAGCCCCGCAGTTTTGTGCACAGCATGGCTCCGATCATGGGCACGGACCCAAGTGCGCTGCTCGGGCTCAATGTGCTCCGGCCGATAGGCTTCCTGAATGGCATGAAGGGCATTGGCGTTGCAACCAATGACGTCTCTATGGTGCGGTACTGGAACAATGAAAGCCTCGGCAACTTTGGCGTGTACGACGTGCGCTTTCCTCGCGGAACTCCGCTCGAGGTCGTGCGAGAAGCTGCGAAGGATGTCGAGTCGACGCTGCAGGCAAAGGTGCAGTCTCAGCTCTCGACGGACGTCGGCGTGTCgtgctcgtgcgtgtgctgtcCTCCGCCTTTGCCGTCACGTGACACCGTTGCAAACCGGCTGTTCTCCGCAATGCCGCTACTCACTGAGGAGCGACTGCTTGTCAccacgcctctgctgccgtaTCGAGTGGCACGCAGACTCCAGCGCAATGGTGCGGTGGTCTCTCTCGTACGGAACGGTCCGTTTGTCCTACACCCCTCGCTGGTGCAACAGAGGCTGCAGCCCTGCAGTGCTACCGatcttgcgcttctcttcacctTTGAGCGCCGGTTGAAGACAAACCGCATGGTGCTGAGTCTCCGCGAGTTTGACGTTGACAAGACTTAG
- a CDS encoding hypothetical protein (TriTrypDB/GeneDB-style sysID: LpmP.35.5200): MPSRNLMEPSTSSISGLAGDASSSRGTDRGGRSTFRGGRGSSDRRGRGHVFSHGSNDAFRGRGRCRGSACWRSRGDGQREGRGFVSRKFRRHRSLSGKRGSYKPGEGEAMVKREKKDQKPNSNFALLYSMLGDAATIAEYIRDYHSSEKFRDAKSVNTFLQAVSQRPKVVYEELMSHYKDEVFTALERLFALYALGKTPITPPAHEFLIRCEQEGVRKSGWSEGVRTLPANTAEAGTTVSAKGDAEGVAPPPPPPAPVALPMDTEAASLLSPRELLSNLASLDAVGRLQRLIEMARTVDDIQVCAKKLTNVLTDAQNDVQNGNQLSRTSAEKFDYAAKCQLISKLLSKARRVVEPAFALPPKATTKGTSGDHVDELAGEATARQEQQVPGGDGDAVLSQTTTETTSSAASGTGVATATPVVAQRRDPLTKSEIAGFQVAISVAFHALETVLTQRLPSVTQQPLSKFAKMLEWCKERSLLAAEDERFATLLEQQAEKGIAEQANQIETVINIKSLAAGDTDALREVVNQLWEAGGTKCLSPSSQDVLSAIAVAASVEGIAADVKRMVADRLLQTQCHLTDAIVLPRRALRFVNGERNKVKQAAIAKQLLEEAGKDKTEHDA; this comes from the coding sequence ATGCCTAGCAGGAACCTCATGGAGCCTTCCACGTCATCTATCAGCGGCCTCGCAGGGGATGCTTCCTCGTCGAGGGGGACCGACCGCGGCGGACGCAGCACGTTTCGCGGTGgtcgcggcagcagtgaccGCCGCGGTCGGGGTCACGTATTTTCTCATGGCAGTAACGACGCCTTCCGAGGGCGCGGCAGATGTCGTGGCAGTGCTTGCTGGCGAAGCCGCGGTGACGGGCAGCGTGAAGGACGCGGGTTTGTATCGAGAAAGTTcaggcgccaccgctctctctcagGGAAGCGCGGCTCCTACAAGCCGGGTGAGGGGGAAGCGATGGTGAAGCGCGAGAAGAAGGATCAAAAGCCCAACTCCAACTTTGCCCTTCTGTATTCCATGCTGGGTGACGCGGCCACAATCGCGGAGTACATTCGCGATTACCACTCCAGCGAAAAGTTCCGAGACGCCAAGTCTGTCAACACATTTTTGCAGGCTGTGAGCCAGCGACCCAAAGTAGTCTACGAGGAGCTCATGTCGCACTACAAGGATGAGGTTTTTACGGCACTCGAGCGCCTCTTTGCCTTGTATGCCCTTGGCAAAACCCCAATAACCCCGCCGGCGCATGAGTTTTTAATCCGCTGCGAGCAAGAGGGTGTGCGCAAGTCGGGGTGGAGTGAGGGTGTTCGCACACTGCCCGCAAATACAGCGGAGGCAGGGACCACCGTCTCAGCAAAGGGCGATGCTGAGGGtgtggcaccgccaccgccgcctcctgcaccgGTGGCGCTTCCGATGGACACAGAGGCAGCATCGCTTCTCTCACCTCGCGAACTTCTAAGTAACCTAGCTTCCCTTGACGCGGTTGGTCGCCTGCAGCGACTGATTGAGATGGCAAGAACTGTCGATGACATTCAGGTGTGTGCCAAGAAGCTGACGAACGTGCTTACCGACGCACAGAACGACGTTCAGAATGGCAATCAGCTCTCCAGGACTTCCGCAGAAAAGTTTGACTATGCAGCCAAGTGCCAGCTGATCAGCAAGCTGCTGTCAAAGGCGCGCCGAGTCGTAGAGCCGGCGTTTGCACTGCCGCCAAAGGCTACAACGAAAGGCACCTCGGGCGATCATGTGGACGAACTAGCTGGGGAGGCAACGGCGaggcaggagcagcaggtgccTGGTGGGGACGGCGATGCGGTGCTGTCACAGACAACAACCGAAACCACATCATCTGCCGCCTCTGGTACTGGAGTGGCGACTGCGACGCCCGTCGTCGCTCAACGTCGCGATCCTCTCACGAAGAGCGAGATCGCGGGCTTTCAGGTTGCCATCTCTGTGGCTTTCCATGCGTTGGAGACGGTGCTGACGCAACGCTTACCGTCTGTCACGCAGCAGCCCCTTTCCAAGTTCGCCAAGATGTTGGAGTGgtgcaaagagagaagcctGTTGGCCGCTGAGGATGAGCGATTTGCAACGCTGCTCGAGCAACAGGCGGAGAAGGGCATTGCGGAGCAGGCGAACCAGATCGAAACTGTCATCAACATCAAGTCGCTGGCAGCCGGTGACACCGACGCACTGCGCGAGGTGGTGAATCAGCTGTGGGAGGCGGGGGGCACGAAGTGCTTGTCACCATCAAGCCAGGATGTACTCTCGGCCATTGCCGTGGCCGCGTCTGTTGAgggtatcgctgctgatgtgaAGCGGATGGTAGCGGACCGTCTTCTGCAGACGCAGTGTCACCTCACCGATGCTATAGTCCTACCGCGTCGGGCACTGCGCTTCGTGAATGGCGAACGCAACAAGGTGAAGCAGGCCGCTATCGcaaagcagctgctggaagaGGCAGGCAAGGACAAGACAGAGCATGACGCGTGA
- a CDS encoding protein kinase ck2 regulatory subunit, putative (TriTrypDB/GeneDB-style sysID: LpmP.35.5210) has product MDDAYSPENMEYEYEDEELVSWITWFCDLKGNEFFCMVDREFITDDFNLTGLAPIVPFYHYALELILDVESMESDGLTEQQKRLVESSAEILYGLIHARFITTGRGLKLMEEKYVQGEFGSCPRVFCEGHALLPVGQSDVVRESSVKLFCPRCEDIYHPRSNRHRSLDGAFWGTTFPHLLLMQLRERGVSITPPNQQYVPKVYGFRIRKPGTTLITNATGEEETGTASAGAGDVSLKTEAGAHHREEEGAVAGSTAADQRRTVESSTSTSSKGKPE; this is encoded by the coding sequence ATGGATGATGCGTACTCCCCAGAGAATATGGAGTACGAGTACGAGGATGAGGAACTTGTGAGCTGGATTACGTGGTTCTGCGACTTGAAAGGCAACGAGTTCTTCTGCATGGTCGACCGCGAGTTCATCACAGATGATTTCAACCTGACCGGACTCGCCCCAATAGTGCCGTTTTACCACTACGCATTAGAGCTTATCCTCGATGTGGAGTCGATGGAGAGCGACGGGCTcacagagcagcagaagcgtcTCGTCGAGAGCTCTGCAGAGATCCTCTACGGCCTTATTCACGCTCGCTTCATTACCACCGGCCGTGGTCTCAAGCTGATGGAGGAAAAATATGTGCAAGGCGAGTTTGGTAGCTGCCCCCGCGTCTTTTGCGAGGGCCATGCGCTGCTTCCAGTTGGCCAGAGCGACGTGGTGCGTGAGAGCTCCGTGAAGCTCTTCTGCCCCCGCTGCGAGGATATCTATCACCCTCGCTCCAACCGCCACCGTAGCCTCGACGGCGCCTTCTGGGGTACCACCTTCccgcacctgctgctcatgcAGCTACGCGAGCGCGGCGTATCGATCACGCCACCAAACCAACAATACGTGCCGAAGGTGTACGGCTTCCGCATTCGCAAGCCCGGCACCACCCTCATCACCAATGCcacaggagaagaagagacggGCACCGCTTCCGCAGGAGCAGGGGATGTGTCGCTCAAAACCGAGGCTGGGGCTCaccacagagaggaggagggtgccGTCGCAGGCTCTACCGCCGCAGATCAGCGGCGGACCGTCGAATCCTCTACCTCTACTAGCTCAAAAGGAAAGCCAGAGTAG